Proteins found in one Sporosarcina sp. FSL K6-3457 genomic segment:
- a CDS encoding adenylate kinase — protein sequence MNIVLMGLPGAGKGTQADGIVEKYETPHISTGDMFRAAIQEGTELGVKAKSFMDQGALVPDEVTIGIVRERLSKSDCDKGFLLDGFPRTVPQAEALDGLLSDMGRKIEHVLNIQVEKEELVARLTGRRICKVCGSSYHLQFNPPKVEGICNKDGGELYQRADDNPETVTNRLEVNMNQTAPLLAYYEAKGVLANIDGQQDIDDVFKDLDALLQKSGQ from the coding sequence ATGAATATCGTATTAATGGGTCTGCCAGGAGCCGGTAAAGGTACTCAGGCAGACGGAATTGTCGAAAAGTACGAAACCCCTCATATTTCTACAGGCGATATGTTCCGTGCTGCTATTCAAGAAGGCACAGAACTTGGAGTCAAAGCAAAATCGTTCATGGATCAAGGCGCTCTTGTTCCTGATGAAGTAACAATTGGTATTGTACGTGAACGATTAAGCAAATCCGATTGTGATAAAGGTTTTCTTCTCGATGGATTCCCACGTACAGTTCCACAAGCCGAAGCGCTTGATGGATTACTGTCCGATATGGGACGAAAAATTGAGCATGTTCTCAATATCCAAGTCGAGAAGGAAGAACTTGTCGCACGGCTAACTGGCCGTCGTATATGTAAAGTCTGTGGCTCTTCTTATCATCTTCAATTCAACCCGCCAAAGGTTGAAGGGATATGTAACAAAGATGGTGGCGAACTTTATCAGCGTGCGGATGACAATCCCGAAACTGTAACAAACCGTCTGGAAGTAAATATGAACCAAACGGCACCGCTCTTGGCGTATTATGAAGCTAAAGGCGTGTTGGCAAACATTGATGGACAGCAGGACATCGATGACGTTTTCAAAGATCTGGACGCTCTTCTTCAAAAAAGCGGACAGTAA
- the rpsM gene encoding 30S ribosomal protein S13: MARIAGVDVPRDKRVVISLTYIFGIGKTTAQKVLAAAGVSEEARVRDLTDAELDKIREQIDGLKVEGDLRRETSLNIKRLMEIGSFRGIRHRRGLPVRGQNTKNNARTRKGPKRTVANKKK; this comes from the coding sequence ATGGCACGTATTGCTGGTGTAGACGTTCCGCGCGATAAGCGCGTCGTAATTTCATTGACTTACATTTTCGGAATTGGAAAAACAACTGCTCAAAAAGTATTGGCAGCAGCTGGAGTATCTGAAGAAGCACGCGTACGCGATCTTACTGATGCTGAGCTTGACAAAATCCGTGAGCAAATTGACGGATTGAAAGTTGAAGGGGACCTTCGTCGTGAAACTTCACTTAACATCAAACGCTTGATGGAAATCGGTAGTTTCCGTGGTATTCGTCACCGTCGTGGCTTGCCTGTTCGCGGTCAAAACACGAAAAACAACGCACGTACTCGTAAAGGTCCTAAACGGACAGTTGCAAACAAGAAAAAATAA
- the rpmJ gene encoding 50S ribosomal protein L36 has product MKVRPSVKPICEKCKIIRRRGRVMVICENPKHKQRQG; this is encoded by the coding sequence ATGAAAGTAAGACCATCTGTAAAACCGATCTGTGAAAAATGCAAAATTATTCGCAGACGCGGCCGGGTAATGGTAATCTGTGAAAATCCGAAACATAAACAAAGACAAGGTTAA
- the infA gene encoding translation initiation factor IF-1 codes for MAKDDVIEVEGTVVETLPNAMFKVELENGHTILAHVSGKIRMHFIRILPGDKVTMELSPYDLTRGRITYRFK; via the coding sequence ATGGCGAAGGACGATGTAATTGAAGTTGAAGGTACCGTAGTCGAAACGTTGCCAAACGCGATGTTTAAAGTAGAGCTGGAAAACGGCCATACGATTCTTGCGCATGTTTCTGGCAAAATCCGTATGCACTTTATCCGCATCCTGCCTGGCGACAAGGTGACAATGGAACTTTCGCCTTATGATTTAACACGTGGTCGTATCACATACCGTTTCAAATAA
- the secY gene encoding preprotein translocase subunit SecY, with the protein MFQTISNFMRVRDIRSKIIYTLLVLIVYRLGTFIPVPNVDATALQQTDNQLIGLMNVFGGGALANFSILTMGIMPYITASIIVQLLQMDVVPKFTEWAKQGDVGRRKLAQFTRYFTIILAFIQAIAMSFGFNRMYDGTLITSEGVSTYVVIAIVLTAGTAFLLWLGEQITAKGVGNGISIIIFAGIVAAIPNAVNQLYATQIQDAGDLLFIRIAIMLLLLLVVIAITVGIIYVQEALRKIPIQYAKRVSGRGPSTAGQQTHLPLKLNAAGVIPVIFASAFFMTPQSIAAFFGTNSVTTTITNVFDYTQPVGMIFYLALIIAFTYFYAFIQVNPENIADNLKKQGAYIPGIRPGQNTQSYLTKTLYRLTFVGAIFLSTVAIMPVFFIKFANLPQSAQIGGTSLIIVVGVALETMKQLESQLVKRHYKGFMK; encoded by the coding sequence ATGTTTCAGACAATCTCCAACTTTATGCGCGTTAGAGATATACGGTCTAAAATCATTTACACATTGCTTGTGCTCATCGTTTATCGACTAGGGACATTTATCCCTGTTCCGAACGTTGACGCAACTGCTTTACAACAGACTGATAATCAACTTATCGGATTAATGAATGTCTTTGGCGGGGGAGCCCTTGCCAACTTCTCCATCTTAACGATGGGGATCATGCCATACATTACAGCATCCATTATCGTGCAATTATTGCAGATGGATGTCGTACCGAAATTTACTGAATGGGCGAAACAAGGCGACGTTGGAAGACGTAAACTTGCTCAGTTCACAAGGTATTTCACAATAATCCTAGCATTTATCCAAGCGATTGCCATGTCATTCGGTTTCAACCGGATGTATGACGGAACGTTGATAACTAGCGAAGGTGTTTCGACATATGTGGTCATTGCGATCGTATTGACGGCAGGAACTGCATTTCTTCTATGGCTCGGTGAGCAAATTACAGCAAAAGGTGTCGGAAATGGTATTTCCATCATTATCTTTGCCGGAATTGTCGCTGCGATCCCGAATGCAGTCAACCAACTTTACGCAACACAGATCCAAGATGCTGGCGACTTGCTATTCATTAGAATCGCAATCATGTTGCTGTTACTTCTTGTGGTCATTGCAATAACTGTTGGAATTATCTACGTGCAAGAAGCATTACGAAAAATTCCAATCCAATATGCGAAGCGTGTCTCAGGACGCGGTCCATCGACTGCAGGACAACAGACACATTTACCATTGAAACTTAATGCCGCAGGGGTTATCCCGGTAATCTTTGCTTCAGCATTTTTCATGACACCACAATCAATAGCCGCTTTCTTTGGAACGAATAGCGTGACGACGACGATTACAAATGTATTTGATTATACGCAACCGGTTGGTATGATCTTCTATCTGGCACTAATCATCGCGTTCACATACTTCTATGCGTTCATTCAAGTGAATCCGGAAAATATTGCGGACAATCTTAAAAAGCAAGGTGCATATATCCCGGGCATTCGTCCAGGACAAAACACACAAAGTTATCTTACGAAGACTTTGTATAGACTGACATTTGTTGGAGCGATTTTCCTTTCAACAGTGGCAATCATGCCAGTTTTCTTCATTAAATTCGCAAACTTACCACAGTCTGCACAAATTGGAGGAACAAGTCTAATCATCGTTGTAGGGGTTGCCCTTGAGACGATGAAGCAGCTTGAATCACAACTAGTGAAAAGGCATTACAAAGGATTCATGAAATAA